The Bos taurus isolate L1 Dominette 01449 registration number 42190680 breed Hereford chromosome 13, ARS-UCD2.0, whole genome shotgun sequence genome contains a region encoding:
- the LOC101909083 gene encoding uncharacterized protein isoform X2 — protein sequence MTPQPLFRGRTHRGGPYKPKGKPKNRPAGDVPKRAAAHPGGAGGCGGPHRCGRGAWGMRRWGAWGRPRRWAPDPASQTCLPIFGEWCSPGRRAKCATAALARLRASLPPASRLACAGPATQPSLPAARTRGELRRVTLLPVTATAVPRALSGNLSSSHFVKTSPACELSENFLKRTFQRKQSSCIVLESFTS from the exons ATGACGCCCCAGCCTCTCTTCAGAGGACGGACCCACCGCGGCGGCCCCTATAAACCGAAGGGGAAGCCGAAAAATCGGCCCGCCGGGGACGTGCCCAAACGGGCTGCCGCGCACCCCGGGGGTGCGGGCGGGTGCGGGGGGCCACACAGGTGTGGGCGCGGGGCGTGGGGGATGCGGCGCTGGGGGGCTTGGGGGCGCCCAAGGCGGTGGGCGCCGGACCCCGCCTCCCAGACCTGCCTCCCAATTTTCGGTGAGTGGTGTAGCCCTGGGCGGCGTGCAAAGTGTGCGACGGCGGCGCTCGCCCGGCTGCGCGCCTCCTTACCTCCCGCTTCCCGGTTAGCGTGCGCGGGGCCGGCCACCCAGCCCTCCCTCCCAGCGGCGCGCACCCGCGGAG AGCTCCGCCGGGTGACACTCCTGCCTGTCACAGCCACTGCAGTGCCCAGGGCCCTGTCTGGCAATCTCAGCTCCTCTCATTTTGTGAAGACGTCACCAGCCTGTGAGCTATCAGAGAACTTTCTGAAAAGGACATTTCAG agaaaGCAAAGCAGCTGTATAGTACTCGAATCTTTTACTTCCTGA
- the LOC101909083 gene encoding uncharacterized protein isoform X1 produces the protein MTPQPLFRGRTHRGGPYKPKGKPKNRPAGDVPKRAAAHPGGAGGCGGPHRCGRGAWGMRRWGAWGRPRRWAPDPASQTCLPIFGEWCSPGRRAKCATAALARLRASLPPASRLACAGPATQPSLPAARTRGELRRVTLLPVTATAVPRALSGNLSSSHFVKTSPACELSENFLKRTFQENRKKSPRAQKLRWKTEARMEGRPGPKMVDWSKNGGQLRT, from the exons ATGACGCCCCAGCCTCTCTTCAGAGGACGGACCCACCGCGGCGGCCCCTATAAACCGAAGGGGAAGCCGAAAAATCGGCCCGCCGGGGACGTGCCCAAACGGGCTGCCGCGCACCCCGGGGGTGCGGGCGGGTGCGGGGGGCCACACAGGTGTGGGCGCGGGGCGTGGGGGATGCGGCGCTGGGGGGCTTGGGGGCGCCCAAGGCGGTGGGCGCCGGACCCCGCCTCCCAGACCTGCCTCCCAATTTTCGGTGAGTGGTGTAGCCCTGGGCGGCGTGCAAAGTGTGCGACGGCGGCGCTCGCCCGGCTGCGCGCCTCCTTACCTCCCGCTTCCCGGTTAGCGTGCGCGGGGCCGGCCACCCAGCCCTCCCTCCCAGCGGCGCGCACCCGCGGAG AGCTCCGCCGGGTGACACTCCTGCCTGTCACAGCCACTGCAGTGCCCAGGGCCCTGTCTGGCAATCTCAGCTCCTCTCATTTTGTGAAGACGTCACCAGCCTGTGAGCTATCAGAGAACTTTCTGAAAAGGACATTTCAG gaaaataggaaaaagagtccCAGAGCCCAGAAGCTAAGATGGAAGACAGAAGCTAGGATGGAGGGCAGGCCAGGACCTAAGATGGTGGACTGGAGCAAAAATGGAGGGCAGTTGAGGACCTAA